One window of the Gemmatimonadota bacterium genome contains the following:
- a CDS encoding ABC transporter permease, whose product MFGEISLFSSYLKTAIRNLARHRIYSAINIIGIAIGLAFCILTFLFVQNEWTYDTFHENADRIYRVYIKGRNERVHGVTPGPLGPALREAFPDLQTVRFASRTGKIGTEDRAFRAKLGFTDPNFLDIFSFSILRGDLSHALQDKYSVLITEKTAQKYFNNTNPIGAVLPIEYKNEIQDYTIAGIVQNAPKNSTIQFDVLMPFEQSKVEDRWNSYSIFTFMMLPPNVHPNGLEQQFPKWAKTWWNEKSENQIKLQLLTEMHFDQTMHVSRRSNPIYSYILSGITILVLFIACVNFTTLTLGRQATRAREVGLRKVVGAKRSQIAKQFIGESLLLITIALIAGIAIAELALPTFNDLAGKSLSLTDGLNPTTLAFLILLVSL is encoded by the coding sequence ATGTTCGGTGAAATATCTTTATTCAGTAGCTACCTGAAAACAGCAATCCGCAACCTCGCCAGGCACCGCATCTACTCGGCCATCAACATCATCGGCATTGCCATCGGCCTCGCCTTTTGCATCCTCACCTTTCTCTTCGTTCAAAACGAATGGACCTACGACACCTTTCACGAAAACGCCGACCGCATCTATCGAGTTTATATAAAAGGGCGAAACGAACGCGTTCACGGTGTAACACCCGGCCCTCTCGGACCCGCCCTGAGAGAAGCATTCCCGGACCTGCAAACGGTTCGTTTCGCGTCTCGCACGGGGAAAATTGGAACAGAAGATCGCGCTTTTCGGGCAAAATTGGGGTTTACCGATCCCAACTTCCTCGACATCTTTTCTTTTTCAATCCTTCGAGGCGATCTATCCCATGCCCTTCAAGACAAATACTCCGTGCTCATAACAGAAAAAACCGCTCAGAAGTATTTCAACAACACCAACCCGATCGGAGCAGTGCTTCCCATTGAATACAAAAATGAAATCCAGGATTACACCATCGCGGGCATTGTGCAAAACGCGCCCAAAAACTCCACGATTCAATTTGACGTGCTAATGCCCTTTGAACAAAGCAAGGTCGAAGACAGATGGAATTCCTACAGCATATTTACTTTCATGATGCTCCCCCCAAATGTACACCCAAACGGTCTCGAACAGCAATTTCCCAAATGGGCCAAAACCTGGTGGAACGAAAAGAGCGAGAATCAGATCAAACTTCAGCTACTCACCGAAATGCACTTCGATCAAACCATGCACGTAAGCCGTCGCAGTAATCCAATTTACTCATACATCTTATCGGGCATAACAATCCTCGTCCTATTTATCGCCTGTGTCAACTTCACCACCCTGACCCTCGGACGGCAGGCAACCCGGGCGCGAGAAGTCGGCTTGCGAAAAGTCGTCGGCGCAAAACGCTCACAAATCGCAAAACAATTTATCGGTGAATCGCTCTTACTCATCACCATCGCGCTCATCGCTGGCATTGCCATCGCAGAACTCGCCTTGCCAACATTCAACGACCTGGCCGGGAAATCCCTATCCTTGACCGACGGTCTCAACCCCACAACACTTGCCTTTCTCATTCTGCTGGTCAGCCTCG